In Burkholderia lata, the DNA window CGACCTTTCAGCACTGCGCAATCCCGTCGAAACCCTGTAAGGGAAAATCCGCACGACCGTTCGACGTCCAGCCGCATCTCGGCCGCATGTTCCCCCGCTATACTGAAATCACAAGCTGTAAGAGAACAGCGACGTAGGGGGAGGCATCATGAACAACCATACTTTTGAACTGTCGTACGTAATGATCGCGTTCGCGGTCATCGGTGTCATCGTGATCGGCGGGCTGCTGGCCGCGATGCACATGAAGCACAAATATCATCCGAACCTGATTGGCGCGCTGATCGGCGCGCTGCTGTGCTTCCTGCTGATCGAGGCGCTACCGGCGCTCACCTGATGCGCTGCCCGGCGCGAGCGTTTGAAGGAAATCATCTACGGTCGGATAGCGCAACGTCACGCACAATTCGGCCTTGAGCCGTGCGTTGGACAGGCGCCGCGACTCGCGCATGAACGACAGCAGTGTCGGTTCGAGCTGACGCTCGGCGTCCGCGCGGCTGACGCGTGGCGGCCTCGGCAGGCCGAGCACCTGCGCGACCCGGTCGAAATACTCCCCCATCCGCAGTTCGCTGTCGTCCGACGCGTGCACGGCGCGCGCCGGCTTGCCGCGCTCGGCCGTGCGGCGCAGGATCACGGCGAGATCGTCCGCGTGGATGTGGTTCGTGTAGACGTCGTCGGCCGGTTCGAGCGCCGGCGTGCCGCGCTCGAGCCGTGCGATCGGCAGGCGGTTCGCCGCGTAGATGCCCGGAATGCGCACGATGCGCGCGGACAGCACGCCGCGCACCGTCGCCGCACGCAGCTGCCGCTCGGCCGACACGCGCCGGAACGCGCGTGGATTCG includes these proteins:
- a CDS encoding NAD-dependent epimerase/dehydratase family protein codes for the protein MIATRILRRPRALIVGCGDVGMRCVAQWRDTRRNLRIFALTSHPARRDELRAAGATPIVGDLDRRATLGRLAGLARTILHLAPPQSDGRDDRRTRALIAATTVPARRPPVPPAPAVGRLRTLRTAIRQAGAPIRAARIVPDGLRAPRLVYASTTGVYGDCGGARIDETHPLRPANPRAFRRVSAERQLRAATVRGVLSARIVRIPGIYAANRLPIARLERGTPALEPADDVYTNHIHADDLAVILRRTAERGKPARAVHASDDSELRMGEYFDRVAQVLGLPRPPRVSRADAERQLEPTLLSFMRESRRLSNARLKAELCVTLRYPTVDDFLQTLAPGSASGERR